The following are encoded in a window of Onthophagus taurus isolate NC chromosome 3, IU_Otau_3.0, whole genome shotgun sequence genomic DNA:
- the LOC111416998 gene encoding spectrin alpha chain isoform X3, whose product MDQIPPPKEIKILETAEDIQERRQQVLNRYDNFKADARAKREKLEDSRRFQYFKRDADELESWILEKLKAASDESYKDPTNLQAKIQKHQAFEAEVSAHSNAIVVLDNTGREMINQNHYESETIRKRLEELHRLWEQLLSKLAEKGMKLQQALVLVQFLRQCDEVMFWITDKGTFLQTEEFGHDLEHVEVLQRKFDEFQKDMASQEYRVNEVNELADKLVMEGHPDRETILTRKEELNNAWARLKQLSLMRQEKLFGAHEIQRFNRDADETVAWIAEKDVVLSSDDYGRDLASVQTLQRKHEGVERDLVALEDKVLTLGKEADRLCGIHADHAGQIQAKRAEIEAYWERLTAKAKERREKLDESYSLHRFLADFRDLVSWINDIKATISADELAKDVTGAEALCERHQEHRGEIDARQDSFAATISAGQQLLEGGHYATDEVKEKLSTLESDKNSLSTLWEERRVLYEQCMDLQLFYRDTELADTWMAKQEAFLANEDLGDSLDSVEALIKKHEDFEKSLAAQEEKIKALDEFATKLIDGQHYAADDVAQRRAMLLERRSALKEKSAQRKALLEDAYKLQQFERDCDETKGWINEKLKFATDESYLDPTNLGGKVQKHQNFEQELNANKTRMEEITQTGKKLIESEHYASPQIQSRMEEIVSLWETLVQATDKKSSKLQEASQQQQYNRTIEDIELWLSEIEGQLMSEDYGKDLTSVQNLQKKHNLLEADVGAHQDRIETIKAAANQFIERGHFDSENIAQKQKILTDRYSALQNPMAVRKQRLLDSLQVQQLYRDVEDEEAWIREKEPIAASTNRGRDLIGVQNLIKKHQAVLAEINNHDNRISAVIEAGKQMMEDDHFASDDIRNRVNALHDHWFSLKEKANQRKQDLEDSLQAHQYYADANEAESWMKEKEPIVGSTDYGKDEDSSEALLKKHEALMSDLTAFGNTIEGLKEQAASCRQQEPPVVDVTGKEAVVALYDYTEKSPREVSMKKGDLLTLLNSNNKDWWKVEVNDRQGFVPAAYVKKLEAGLTASQQNLVDNNSISARQAQINSQYDRLLQSARERQKKLSETVKAYVLVREASELTAWIRDKEMHAHVEDVGEDLEQVEVLQKKFDDFQTDLKANEVRLAEMNEIAMQLVSLGQTEAALKIQTQMEDLNTKWASLQQLTSERATQLGSAHEVQRFHRDVDETKDWIQEKDEALNNDDLGKDLRSVQTLQRKHEGIERDLAALEDKIKQLEETATRLMQTHPESAEQTYTKQKEINELWSQLTAKANSRKEKLLDSYDLQRFLNDHRDLLAWINSMLGLVSSEELANDVTGAEALIERHQEHRTEIDARAGTFNALEQFGQQLLNSNHYASPEIQEKLEQLHKAREELERAWIERRVQLDQNLDLNLYYRDCEQAENWMSDREAFLAAEEVDSKGDNVEALIKKHEDFDKAINAHEEKIAALQTLADQLINNEHYASQQIDDKRKQVLDRWRHLKEALIEKRSKLGESQTLQQFSRDADEIENWIAEKLQLATEESYKDPANIQSKHQKHQAFEAELAANADRIQSVLANGGTLIDKRQCAGSEDAVQKRLESIAEQWEYLTQKTSEKSLKLKEANKQRTYIAAVKDLDFWLGEVESLLTSEDAGKDLASVQNLMKKHQLVEADIQAHDDRIKDMNDQADSLIESGQFDTANIQEKRQSINERYERIKNLAAHRQARLNEANTLHQFFRDIADEESWIKEKKLLVGSDDYGRDLTGVQNLKKKHKRLEAELGSHEPAIQAVQEAGEKLMDVSNLGVPEIEQRLKALNQAWAELKQLAATRGQKLDESLTYQQFLAKVEEEEAWISEKQQLLGVEDYGDTMAAVQGLLKKHDAFEMDFQAHRDRCKDISEAGKKLVSEGNHHADSINQRCQQLQTKLDHLAALAARRKAKLIDNSAYLQFMWKADVVESWIADKETHVKNEDFGRDLSSVQTLLTKQETFDAGLTAFEHEGIQNITALKDQLINANHDQSPAIVQRHADVIGRWQKLLNDSDARKQRLLQMQEQFRQIEELFLTFAKRASAFNSWFENAEEDLTDPVRCNSIEEIKALREAHEQFQASLKTAQADFEALAALDQQIKSFNVGPNPYTWFNMEALEETWRNLQKIIAERDVELTKEAQRQEENDKLRKEFAKHANTFHQWLTETRYRLLGWDGTSMMEGSGSLEQQLEATKRKAAEVRARRADLKKIEDLGAILEEHLILDNRYTEHSTVGLAQQWDQLDQLGMRMQHNLEQQIQARNQSGVSEDALKEFSMMFKHFDKEKSGKLNHQEFKSCLRALGYDLPMVEEGQPDPEFDAILDVVDPNRDGHVSLQEYMAFMISKETENVQSSEEIEKAFRAITAGDRPYVTKEELYANLTKEMADYCVQRMKPYTEPRTERPIAGALDYIDFTRTLFQN is encoded by the exons AGGTTATGTTTTGGATCACAGATAAAGGAACGTTTTTGCAAACGGAAGAATTTGGGCATGATTTAGAACACGTCGAGGTTCTACAAAGAAAATTCGACGAATTTCAAAAAGACATGGCCTCGCAAGAATATCGCGTCAACGAGGTTAATGAATTAGCTGATAAATTGGTTATGGAGGGCCACCCAGATCGCgaaacaattttaacaagAAAAGAGGAGCTTAATAACGCTTGGGCCCGATTGaaacaactttcattaatgcgccaagaaaaactttttggaGCCCATGAAATTCAACGCTTTAATAGAGACGCTGATGAAACGGTAGCTTGGATCGCCGAAAAAGACGTTGTTTTAAGCTCTGATGATTATGGAAGAGATTTAGCGAGCGTACAAACTCTTCAGCGCAAACACGAAGGTGTTGAGAGGGATTTAGTTGCTTTGGAGGATAAAGTTTTGACTCTTGGGAAGGAAGCTGATCGGTTGTGTGGGATCCATGCGGATCATGCTGGGCAAATTCAGGCTAAACGTGCCGAAATTGAAGCTTATTGGGAGCGATTAACGGCGAAGGCTAAAGAGAGGAGGGAAAAATTGGATGAGAGTTATTCGTTGCATCGATTTTTAGCCGATTTCCGCGATTTAGTTTCATGGATTAATGATATTAAAGCTACAATTTCGGCTGATGAATTAGCCAAAGATGTAACGGGGGCTGAAGCTTTATGCGAGAGGCATCAAGAGCATCGCGGCGAAATTGACGCGAGACAAGACAGTTTTGCAGCGACGATTTCCGCGGGGCAACAACTTTTAGAAGGTGGCCATTACGCCACAGACGAGGTTAAAGAGAAATTATCGACTTTAGAATCGGATAAAAATTCGTTATCGACTTTGTGGGAGGAAAGGAGGGTTTTGTATGAACAATGCATGGATTTGCAATTGTTTTATAGGGACACTGAGTTGGCAGATACTTGGATGGCTAAACAAGAAGCGTTTTTGGCTAATGAAGATTTAGGGGATTCTTTAGATTCGGTTGAAGCTTTAATCAAAAAGCATGAGGATTTCGAGAAATCGTTGGCGGCTCAAGAGGAAAAGATTAAAGCCCTCGATGAATTCGCGACGAAATTAATCGATGGTCAACATTACGCAGCTGATGATGTGGCGCAAAGACGCGCGATGCTTTTGGAACGTCGCTCTGCGTTAAAGGAAAAATCGGCGCAAAGAAAAGCTTTGCTTGAGGACGCTTATAAATTACAGCAATTTGAAAGAGATTGCGACGAAACTAAAGGATGGATTAATGAGAAACTTAAATTTGCAACTGATGAGAGTTACTTAGACCCGACTAATTTAGGGGGGAAAGtgcaaaaacatcaaaatttcgaGCAGGAGTTAAACGCGAATAAAACCCGCATGGAGGAGATCACCCAAACTGGGAAGAAATTAATCGAAAGCGAGCATTACGCATCGCCTCAAATCCAATCGAGGATGGAAGAAATTGTTAGTTTGTGGGAAACTTTAGTCCAAGCGACGGATAAAAAAAGTTCTAAGCTACAAGAAGCAAgtcaacaacaacaatacaATAGAACGATTGAAGATATTGAGTTGTGGCTATCAGAAATTGAAGGTCAATTAATGTCGGAGGATTACGGAAAAGATTTAACCTCAGTTcaaaacttacaaaaaaaacacaacCTTTTAGAAGCCGACGTAGGGGCCCACCAAGACCGCATCGAAACCATCAAAGCGGCCGCTAACCAATTCATCGAACGCGGTCATTTCGACTCCGAAAACATcgcacaaaaacaaaaaattttaaccgaCCGTTACTCAGCCCTCCAAAACCCAATGGCAGTCCGAAAACAACGCCTTTTAGACTCCCTCCAAGTCCAACAACTTTACAGAGACGTCGAAGACGAAGAGGCGTGGATCCGCGAGAAAGAACCAATCGCGGCTAGCACAAATAGAGGAAGAGATTTAATCGGagttcaaaatttaatcaaaaaacatCAAGCGGTTTTAGCCGAAATTAATAACCACGATAATCGCATTTCCGCCGTAATCGAAGCGGGGAAACAAATGATGGAGGATGATCATTTCGCAAGCGACGACATTAGAAATCGCGTTAACGCCTTACACGACCATTGGTTctcattaaaagaaaaagcgaATCAAAGAAAACAAGATTTAGAAGACTCCCTCCAAGCGCATCAATATTACGCAGACGCAAACGAAGCGGAATCATGgatgaaagaaaaagaacCCATCGTCGGTAGCACCGATTACGGAAAAGACGAAGATTCCTCCGAGGCTTTACTCAAAAAACACGAAGCTTTAATGAGCGATTTAACAGCCTTTGGAAACACAATCGAAGGATTAAAAGAACAAGCCGCATCATGCCGCCAACAAGAACCCCCCGTCGTCGATGTAACCGGAAAAGAAGCCGTCGTTGCGTTATACGATTACACAGAAAAATCCCCGCGAGAagtttcaatgaaaaaagggGACCTATTAACACTCCTAAActcaaataataaagattGGTGGAAAGTCGAAGTTAACGACCGTCAAGGATTCGTACCAGCGGCTTACGTCAAAAAATTAGAAGCCGGATTAACAGCATCCCAACAAAACTTAGTCGATAACAACTCAATTTCAGCCCGACAAGCTCAAATTAACTCCCAATACGATCGATTATTACAATCAGCACGCGaacgacaaaaaaaattaagcgaAACCGTAAAAGCTTACGTCTTAGTCCGCGAAGCTTCCGAATTAACAGCTTGGATACGCGACAAAGAAATGCACGCCCACGTCGAAGACGTCGGCGAAGATCTCGAACAAGTTGAAGTCCTCCAAAAGAAATTCGACGATTTCCAAACCGATTTGAAAGCCAACGAAGTTCGTTTAGCCGAAATGAACGAAATCGCGATGCAACTCGTTTCGTTGGGACAAACTGAAGCTGCTCTTAAAATCCAAACTCAAATGGAagatttaaatacaaaatggGCTTCTTTGCAGCAATTAACCAGCGAACGGGCTACCCAATTAGGATCGGCTCATGAAGTACAACGTTTTCATCGTGATGTTGATGAAACTAAAGATTGGATTCAGGAGAAAGATGAAGCGTTAAATAACGACGATTTAGGTAAAGATTTGAGGAGTGTTCAAACTTTACAAAGAAAACACGAAGGAATCGAACGCGATTTAGCCGCTTTAGAAGATAAAATCAAACAATTAGAGGAAACTGCGACGAGATTGATGCAAACTCATCCCGAATCCGCTGAACAAACTtacacaaaacaaaaagaaattaatgaattgtGGAGTCAATTGACGGCTAAAGCGAATAGTAGGAAAGAAAAGTTATTAGATTCGTATGATTTGCAACGATTTTTGAACGATCATCGTGATTTATTAGCCTGGATTAATTCTATGTTAGGTCTTGTTAGTTCTGAAGAACTAGCTAATGATGTAACCGGAGCTGAAGCTTTAATTGAAAGACACcag gaaCACCGAACGGAAATTGATGCAAGAGCTGGAACTTTTAACGCTTTAGAACAATTTGGGCAACAATTACTCAATTCTAATCATTACGCGAGTCCCGAAATTCAAGAGAAATTGGAGCAACTCCATAAAGCGCGCGAAGAATTAGAAAg agcATGGATCGAACGCCGCGTCCAATTAGACCAAAACTTGGACCTAAATCTTTACTACAGAGATTGCGAGCAAGCCGAAAATTGGATGTCCGATCGCGAAGCTTTCTTAGCAGCGGAAGAAGTCGACTCGAAAGGTGATAATGTGGAAGCTCTGATCAAAAAACACGAAGATTTCGATAAAGCTATCAATGCGCAT gaAGAAAAGATAGCAGCTTTGCAAACTCTCGCGGATCAATTGATCAATAATGAGCATTACGCGTCTCAACAAATCGATGATAAACGTAAGCAAGTTTTAGATCGTTGGAGACACCTTAAAGAGGCTTTAATTGAGAAGCGCTCAAAACTTGGTGAAAGCCAAACTTTGCAGCAGTTTTCTCGCGATGctgatgaaattgaaaattggaTTGCTGAAAAACTTCAATTGGCAACAGAAGAAAGTTACAAG gATCCAGCTAATATCCaatcaaaacatcaaaaacacCAAGCTTTCGAGGCTGAATTAGCAGCGAATGCTGATAGAATTCAATCGGTTTTGGCTAATGGAGGAACTTTAATTGATAAGAGGCAATGTGCTGGTTCTGAAGACGCCGTCCAAAAACGCTTAGAATCAATTGCTGAACAATGGGAGTATTTAACCCAAAAAACCAGCgagaaatcgttaaaattaaaagaagcaAATAAACAAAGAACTTACATCGCAGCAGTAAAAGACTTAGACTTTTGGTTGGGTGAAGTTGAAAGTTTATTAACCAGTGAAGATGCGGGAAAAGATTTAGCATCCgtacaaaatttaatgaaaaaacacCAATTAGTCGAAGCTGATATTCAAGCCCACGACGATCGTATTAAAGACATGAACGATCAAGCGGATTCTTTAATCGAAAGCGGCCAATTTGACACCGCTAATATCCAAGAAAAACGACAATCGATTAACGAGCGATACGAACGGATTAAAAACTTAGCCGCCCATCGCCAAGCAAGATTAAACGAAGCAAACACTTTGCATCAATTCTTTAGAGACATCGCCGATGAGGAATCTTGGATTAAAGAGAAGAAATTATTAGTTGGCTCTGATGATTACGGCCGCGATTTAACCGGTGTTCAAAACTTgaagaaaaaacataaacGTTTAGAAGCCGAATTAGGCTCGCACGAACCCGCGATTCAAGCCGTCCAAGAAGCAggagaaaaattaatggacGTCTCTAATTTGGGGGTACCCGAAATCGAGCAACGATTAAAAGCTTTGAATCAAGCTTGGGctgaattaaaacaattagcTGCAACTCGGGGTCAAAAATTAGACGAGTCATTAacttatcaacaatttttagcgaaagttgaagaagaagaagcttGGATTAGCGAGAAACAACAACTTTTAGGCGTCGAAGATTACGGAGATACGATGGCCGCGGTTCaaggtttattaaaaaaacacgaCGCTTTTGAAATGGATTTCCAAGCTCATCGAGATCGTTGCAAAGACATCAGCGAAGCTGGAAAGAAATTAGTTTCAGAGGGTAACCACCACGCTGATAGCATCAACCAGCGTTGTCAACAACTTCAAACTAAATTAGATCATTTAGCTGCTTTGGCCGCGCGGCGTAAAGCGAAATTAATCGATAATTCGGCgtatttacaatttatgtGGAAAGCGGATGTCGTTGAAAGTTGGATTGCCGATAAAGAAACTCACGTTAAAAACGAAGATTTCGGAAGAGATTTATCATCGGTTCAAACTTTATTAACTAAACAAGAAACTTTCGACGCCGGTTTAACCGCGTTCGAACACGAAGGAATTCAAAACATAACAGCTTTAAAAGATCAATTAATTAACGCAAATCACGATCAAAGCCCAGCGATTGTTCAAAGACACGCCGATGTGATCGGGCGTTggcaaaaacttttaaacgATTCCGATGCCCGAAAACAACGTCTCTTACAAATGCAAGAACAATTCAGACAAATCGAAGAATTATTCTTAACGTTTGCTAAACGAGCTTCTGCGTTTAATTCGTGGTTTGAAAACGCTGAGGAGGATTTAACCGACCCCGTTCGTTGTAATTCaatcgaagaaattaaagcGTTAAGAGAGGCTCACGAACAATTTCAAGCGTCGTTAAAAACCGCCCAAGCTGATTTTGAAGCTTTAGCCGCGTTGGATCAACAAATTAAAAGCTTTAACGTTGGCCCGAATCCATACACTTGGTTTAATATGGAAGCTTTGGAAGAAACGTGGAggaatttgcaaaaaattattgcCGAACGAGATGTTGAGTTAACCAAGGAAGCTCAAAGGCAGGAGGAAAACGATAAGTTGCGGAAAGAATTTGCTAAACACGCGAATACTTTCCATCAGTGGTTAACGGAAACTCG TTATCGACTTCTCGGTTGGGATGG tactTCAATGATGGAAGGATCCGGTTCGTTGGAACAACAACTTGAGGCAACCAAACGTAAAGCAGCTGAAGTTCGAGCTCGTCGCGctgatttgaagaaaattgaAGATCTTGGAGCTATTTTAGAGGAACATTTAATTCTTGATAATCGTTACACGGAGCATTCAACAGTTGGGTTGGCCCAACAATGGGATCAACTCGATCAATTGGGGATGAGAATGCAACATAATTTGGAGCAACAAATACAAGCGCGTAATCAATCGGGTGTTAGTGAGGATGCTCTTAAAGAGTTTTCGATGATGTTTAAACATTTCGATAAGGAGAAATCGGGAAAACTTAATCACCAAGAATTTAAGAGTTGTTTGAGAGCGTTGGGTTATGATTTACCCATGGTTGAGGAAGGACAACCCGATCCGGAATTTGACGCGATTTTAGATGTTGTTGATCCAAACCGCGATGGGCACGTGTCGTTGCAGGAGTATATGGCGTTTATGATTAGTAAGGAAACGGAGAATGTGCAAAGTTctgaagaaattgaaaaggcGTTTAGGGCCATCACAGCTGGGGATCGACCATATGTTACTAAAGAAGAATTATATGCg AACCTTACGAAAGAGATGGCGGATTATTGTGTGCAAAGAATGAAGCCGTATACAGAACCTCGGACGGAACGGCCGATTGCGGGGGCTTTAGATTATATAGATTTTACGCGTACCCTCTTCCAAAATTAA